CTCCCGCGGCGCCGGTTCCAGCAGATAGCGGCGCAGGAGTTTGTCAATGTCCGCCGGATCATTCTGGCCGTCGCCGTCGAGGGTGACAATCAGCGGATGCCGGGCTCGTTTGATACCGCTGATCAGGGCCTGGCTCTGACCATGGCAGTGGCGGTGTCGCAGCCACCTCAGTTCCGGATATTGCCGGCGCAGCTGCCGCGGGCGGTTCCGGCTGTCGTCGTCGCTGCCGTCGTCAACGAAGATCATCTCAAAATCATGTTCCGGGCTTAGGGCCTGTCTGATTTCTGCCGCCAGCGGCGCCAGATTCTCGGTCTCATTGTGGACTGGAATCACCAGGGATAATTTAATCTGCCTCATTTTTATCCTATTCCGAGCCTTGAACCGGCGGGCGCCTGGTCGCAGTTAATTCCGCTCAAACTACTTTTTTCCTCGATAAGGCCGGAGCGAGCCATCCGTAACTCAGGTTAGCTGGGCTTATTTGGTTGTTCCGGGGTAATGCTAGCAGATGGTTTCTGAAGAAAGCGTGAAAACAGCTTTGCTACCGGGATTGTTTCAGCTTGGGCGCGGGGCGGATCCCGCCGCCTCGAGGCCACGATCCGGCAGCTCCACCCGGTAAACCCCGAGAAAACCGTTGCATTTTTCAGTGGAGATCAGCAGGGTCCGGTCATCCTGCCAGGTGATGCCTTCGGCCTGGGCCCCCTTGAGGTCCGGCAGGGTGATGATCCGGGGACAGGGGTCCGGAGGGCTGTCGGGATTAAAGTGCGGCAGCAGGCAGATAAAGGGGGTGTCGGTGCGGCCGATCAGGGCCAGGGTGCCATTGTCGGGATTGTAATCGGCGCCGCTGATAACCCCGTCCAGCTTTAAATGAAAAGGATTCACGGCCCGGTGAAAACCGGGACTTTTGGGAATGCGGTAGATGCTGGTGAACCCCTGGTTCTTGCTGAAAAGCACCAGCTCCTTGCCGACGCAGGCTAAAGCCTCGCTGTTGTGATTTTTCAGGCGGCGGTTGATCAGGTCGAGGTGCCTGATCTCGTAACTGATACTGATCGGTTGCGCCAGCAGCTGGCCGTTGCCGCTCAGGGGGATATCGGCTTTGGCAATCCGGTAGATTTTGAGGTCGTGGCGGTTGTTGTGGTTATTGCCCAGGTCAGAGATATAAATGTAGTCCTCGTCTGCACTGATATCTTCCCAGTCGTGATTTTGGGCGTCAGTGATTTTCAGAGTCTGGCGAATCCGGCCGTTGCCGGGGTCGACGCGGTAGAGTTCGGGGCGGCCGCCGCTGTCGTTAAAGGTCCAGAGCCCGTCGGCAGTATACTGGAGGCCGGAATTCTCGTTAAGTTCAGCGCCCAGGGCGCAGACCAGGGTACTGGCGGCCGTGGTTTTATGGGCCGGGGCGGCAAAGTGTTCGGGGCCGGCATTGGTCAGCAGCCTGACCGCCCGCTTCCGGTTGCGAAAGGGGGTTTTTTCGAAAAGAACGCGCAGACCCTGATCCGGCAATAGTGGCCAGGCGCTGCTTTCGGCCAGCAACAGAAAAGGCTTGCCCGCGGCCAGGGCCTGAGGCACGTCGCTCTCTTTCATTTCCGGGATTGGTCGGCCCAGGTAGTAGGCCAGCTGCAAAAATTTCAGTTCATTGGCGCAATACAGCGGCGCCCGGTCTGCAACCGCGTGGATTGCGGCCAGCAGCGGGGCGAAAGCGGAACTGCGGTGGACGTAAATCCGGGGTTCGACGACCGCGAAAAAAAGCAGGTGAGCCGCCAGCAGGCCGCCGGCGCCCCGCAGGAAATATTTTTTTAGCCGCTCCGGATAGCGCGGTTCGAGCTGCTGAAGAAAGTCCAGCAGAAAAACCGCCAGACAGACGGCCAGGGCCGGCAGCAGGGGGAGAATGTATTTGTTGTGTTTGCTGGCGAACAGCGACATGATGATCAGTGGCACCAGGGCCTGCAGGGTGAAGAAGATAGTGGTGGGCTCAGCCAGCAGCCGTCGGGCTCTTTTCCAGCGGATGACCGGCAGCAGGGTCCAGGGGGCGAAGATGCCGATCAGATTGATGAAGTAATTGTAAAAAGGTTTGCTGTCGGGCAGGCCGCCGATACTTTTACCGAAAAGGTCAATTTCGATGACCTGGCGCAGCAGCGGCCCGGCCGTGGAAAACCAGATCAGCAGGTACCAGCCGCCACCGACGATCAGCACCGTCAGCCAGCCGGAAAGCGAGAGCAGGCCGCGGCGGGCGCGGCCGCTTTTCTCGACGAGAATAAAAACCAGCCCTGGTGGGAGGAAAAAAACCAGGGCGACCGGACCCTTGGTCAGAAAAGCCAGTCCCAGGCAGAGGTAGCTGAGGTGCAGGTAGCGGCGGCCGCGACCATGGCAGTAATCGAGAAAAAAAAGGTTGGCGGCGACGCAGAAAAAGGTCAGCAGCATCTCGATCTCAGCGAGATGGGCGTGCTGGCTGAATGGTATCGAGGTGGCCAGAACAAGAACCGCGGCGATGGCGAGATCGCGGCCGAGATAGCGTCGGAGAGAAGCAAACAACAGGGCACAGGTGCCTGACGCAGCCAAGACCGAGGGTAGGCGCAGAGCCCATTCGGCAGTAGTGCCGCAGATGCCGGCGGACAGGGCCATCAGCCAGTAGAGCAGCGGGGGCTTATCGATATAGACATGACCGTTCATGGTCGGAATCAGCCAGTTGTGCTGACGCAGCATCTCGACCACGGTCAGGGCCCGGCGCCCTTCATTGACTCCGGCCAGAGGCATGGTCTGGAAACCCCAGACCAGAATCAGGCCGGCTCCCAAAAGCAGGAGATTACCGGCGGTGATGGAAAAAAAAGGGGTCTCTTGCCGCTTGGCGGTGCTGCTGGTTTTGCTCATTATTATCAGTACCTGGAGGTCGAGTCACAGTGCGGTTTAAAGAGTGACGGTCTGCTGGCGGCGGCTGGCTTCCAGGGCGGCGTCGATTACCCGGACGGCGGCGGCCCCGGCTTCGGCCCCGGCCCGGGGCTGCCTGCGGCCGCGGACGCAGGCGATGAAATCCTGGAGTTCAAGCAGCAGCGGCTCCGAGGGCGGAATCTCTTTTTCCATGATTTCCCCGGCGATTCCTTGCCAGGTTCCCTGTTCCCTGACATGGCGGTTGTTGAAAATTGTGATTTTATCCTGGGCCGCTGCGAAATTGCAGACCAGGGTCGCCTTTTCTCCGATCACGGTAACCAGCCGGGATTTATGAGGAGAAAAATAGTTGGCTTCAATCACCGCCCGGGTCTCGCCGTAGGCCAGCCAGAGCCAGGCCTGGTCGTCGAGGCCGCGACCCAAAAGGTCGTGACACTGGGCCATGACCCGGTCAGGGGTCGCGGCCAGCAGGTAGTTGAAAAGATCGACGAAATGAATGGCGTCTGAAATCGTGACCCCGCCGTCATCGCGGGGACGTTTGAAGCCGGAAAAACTGCCGCTTAAAGAGCGGATAGCGCCCAGTTCCCCGGCCTCGATCGCGTTTTTCATGTAGGCAGAGGCCGGATCGTAGCGGAAAACATGA
This portion of the Pseudomonadota bacterium genome encodes:
- a CDS encoding Gfo/Idh/MocA family oxidoreductase, giving the protein MKILQIGSGRWGSNHLRILRGLGVEVFVAELAADERRRCLSEGLPADHVSENFEDFLDRVDAVDIVTPAQTHLPIAISAMARHKDIFCEKPLAENSAKADEFAAAVKQAGVLCQVGHVFRYDPASAYMKNAIEAGELGAIRSLSGSFSGFKRPRDDGGVTISDAIHFVDLFNYLLAATPDRVMAQCHDLLGRGLDDQAWLWLAYGETRAVIEANYFSPHKSRLVTVIGEKATLVCNFAAAQDKITIFNNRHVREQGTWQGIAGEIMEKEIPPSEPLLLELQDFIACVRGRRQPRAGAEAGAAAVRVIDAALEASRRQQTVTL
- a CDS encoding glycosyltransferase family 39 protein — translated: MSKTSSTAKRQETPFFSITAGNLLLLGAGLILVWGFQTMPLAGVNEGRRALTVVEMLRQHNWLIPTMNGHVYIDKPPLLYWLMALSAGICGTTAEWALRLPSVLAASGTCALLFASLRRYLGRDLAIAAVLVLATSIPFSQHAHLAEIEMLLTFFCVAANLFFLDYCHGRGRRYLHLSYLCLGLAFLTKGPVALVFFLPPGLVFILVEKSGRARRGLLSLSGWLTVLIVGGGWYLLIWFSTAGPLLRQVIEIDLFGKSIGGLPDSKPFYNYFINLIGIFAPWTLLPVIRWKRARRLLAEPTTIFFTLQALVPLIIMSLFASKHNKYILPLLPALAVCLAVFLLDFLQQLEPRYPERLKKYFLRGAGGLLAAHLLFFAVVEPRIYVHRSSAFAPLLAAIHAVADRAPLYCANELKFLQLAYYLGRPIPEMKESDVPQALAAGKPFLLLAESSAWPLLPDQGLRVLFEKTPFRNRKRAVRLLTNAGPEHFAAPAHKTTAASTLVCALGAELNENSGLQYTADGLWTFNDSGGRPELYRVDPGNGRIRQTLKITDAQNHDWEDISADEDYIYISDLGNNHNNRHDLKIYRIAKADIPLSGNGQLLAQPISISYEIRHLDLINRRLKNHNSEALACVGKELVLFSKNQGFTSIYRIPKSPGFHRAVNPFHLKLDGVISGADYNPDNGTLALIGRTDTPFICLLPHFNPDSPPDPCPRIITLPDLKGAQAEGITWQDDRTLLISTEKCNGFLGVYRVELPDRGLEAAGSAPRPS